The following proteins are co-located in the Amblyraja radiata isolate CabotCenter1 chromosome 8, sAmbRad1.1.pri, whole genome shotgun sequence genome:
- the LOC116976503 gene encoding VIP peptides-like: MVINFDSHSVTLFALFSVLWSQCSGFPAMGSYSSLRMLIVFVHEHRQVENLEVFEVCNHGSKRRVAGRRHRLGDVVGFDGQSEEDRPKLPLEIDYDIYQSPIVDSEKLYYQLSANLPRTTRHTDGLFTSEYSKMLGQLSARKYLESLIGKRVSAQDDDVPSKRHTDSIFTDNFSRIRKKIAVKKYLERLMNGKRSREELNSANLSDTELLGED; this comes from the exons ATGGTGATCAACTTCGACTCACATTCGGTGACGCTTTTTGCGCTCTTCAGCGTCCTCTGGTCCCAATGTTCAGGCTTCCCAGCGATGGGCAGCTACTCTAGTTTAAG AATGTTGATAGTGTTTGTCCATGAACACCGGCAGGTTGAAAATCTGGAAGTGTTTGAGGTCTGTAACCATGGATCCAAGCGACGTGTTGCCGGGAGAAGACACAG ACTGGGAGATGTAGTTGGCTTCGATGGACAGAGTGAGGAGGACAGGCCAAAGTTACCATTGGAAATCGACTATGATATTTACCAAAGCCCTATAgtggacagtgaaaagctctatTACCAGTTGTCCGCAAACCTCCCAAG AACAACGCGACACACTGATGGTCTCTTCACGAGCGAGTACAGCAAGATGCTGGGCCAGTTGTCTGCCAGGAAATACCTGGAATCTCTGATCGGGAAGAGAGTCAG TGCCCAAGATGATGATGTTCCTTCCAAACGCCACACTGATTCGATCTTCACCGACAACTTTAGCCGTATCCGGAAAAAGATTGCAGTGAAGAAATACCTAGAAAGACTCATGAATGGCAAGAGAAG TCGTGAAGAGTTAAACTCAGCCAATCTCTCAGATACTGAGCTACTTGGTGAGGACTAA